From Synoicihabitans lomoniglobus, the proteins below share one genomic window:
- a CDS encoding glycoside hydrolase family 43 protein, translated as MALTSRTYVNPVGAKPIVMGDPFAWQHAGNYYLTGTTDPEAGFRGYRSANLVDWTETGWLWRRQPDSWVDGRLWAPEVCAWRGKFYLTYSGTLRGVAPMRMLMGLAVSDHPEGPYRDLRTPWFDPGYSTIDGHLFIDDDDTPYLYFSRNGSRDGYDYGILYGVRLSEDLLTPVGEPIRLMEADQPWETEIRDWNRCNEGAAVIRVGSHYAMTYSANHYMHASYGIGAATAPHPLGPWTKDPANPIVSSDPAVGASGPGHNSIVWSPDRSERFMVYHAHADPTQPSDRRVVYIDRLDSDPDTGRLSLRGPTRSPQAWPRGVGGEVSAG; from the coding sequence ATGGCGCTGACCTCCCGCACCTACGTCAACCCGGTCGGAGCGAAGCCCATCGTGATGGGTGATCCGTTTGCGTGGCAGCATGCGGGCAACTATTATCTGACCGGCACCACCGATCCCGAAGCGGGATTTCGCGGTTACCGATCGGCCAATCTTGTCGATTGGACCGAGACGGGATGGTTGTGGCGGCGCCAGCCGGATTCCTGGGTGGATGGCCGGTTGTGGGCCCCGGAAGTCTGTGCGTGGCGGGGGAAGTTTTATCTGACCTACAGCGGCACGCTCCGCGGAGTTGCGCCGATGCGCATGCTGATGGGGTTGGCCGTGAGTGACCATCCCGAGGGCCCTTACCGCGATCTGCGCACGCCGTGGTTTGACCCGGGTTATTCGACCATCGACGGGCACCTCTTCATCGACGACGACGACACGCCGTATTTGTATTTCAGCCGCAACGGTTCGCGGGACGGCTACGACTACGGCATACTTTACGGCGTGCGATTGTCGGAAGACTTACTCACTCCGGTGGGCGAACCGATTCGATTGATGGAGGCCGATCAACCGTGGGAAACGGAGATTCGCGATTGGAACCGTTGCAACGAAGGCGCCGCGGTCATTCGTGTGGGTTCGCACTATGCCATGACGTATTCTGCAAATCACTACATGCATGCTTCCTACGGCATCGGGGCAGCCACCGCGCCGCACCCCTTGGGTCCCTGGACCAAAGACCCGGCCAATCCGATCGTGAGCAGTGATCCGGCGGTGGGAGCTTCGGGCCCCGGCCATAATTCGATCGTGTGGTCCCCGGACCGGTCGGAGCGCTTCATGGTCTATCACGCGCATGCGGATCCGACTCAACCGTCCGATCGGCGGGTGGTTTACATCGATCGATTGGACAGCGATCCAGACACGGGGCGGTTATCGTTACGAGGACCGACCCGATCACCGCAGGCCTGGCCCCGCGGCGTCGGCGGCGAGGTCTCGGCGGGATGA
- a CDS encoding cupin domain-containing protein encodes MYRLPRLPFWALCTGLGCTALTAAPVASIKYAPVAAWSAGEERLFQGESTLLASVEMDLVTVAAGQTMPGTTNQESLWLVQRGEFLVELGDDAERVVGPGSIVLVMPGDACRLTNHGDESGTVYRLRYQSKAPVNRARGGEGGGSLVVDFGALEFQPHDRGGLRSYFDRPTAMTSNFEMHVTTLNRGITSHPPHTHTAEEIILMIHGEAEELINGEPYALKTGELVFLDAMVPHGIRNTGDGTCMYFAFQWR; translated from the coding sequence ATGTATCGCTTACCCCGACTTCCATTTTGGGCTCTCTGCACTGGTTTGGGTTGCACGGCGCTGACCGCCGCGCCCGTCGCATCAATCAAATATGCTCCCGTCGCGGCGTGGTCCGCCGGCGAAGAGCGCCTCTTCCAGGGTGAATCCACGCTGCTGGCTTCCGTGGAAATGGATTTGGTGACGGTGGCGGCTGGCCAAACCATGCCGGGAACGACGAACCAAGAGTCTCTTTGGCTGGTGCAACGGGGCGAGTTTTTGGTGGAGTTGGGCGACGACGCGGAGCGGGTGGTGGGTCCGGGTAGCATTGTGTTGGTCATGCCCGGCGATGCCTGCAGGTTGACGAATCACGGCGACGAGTCGGGCACGGTTTATCGCCTGCGTTACCAGTCCAAGGCGCCGGTGAATCGGGCGCGCGGCGGAGAGGGCGGTGGTTCGTTGGTGGTCGATTTCGGGGCGCTGGAATTTCAACCGCATGATCGCGGCGGATTGCGCAGTTACTTCGATCGCCCGACGGCGATGACCTCCAATTTTGAAATGCATGTGACGACGCTCAATCGCGGCATCACCAGCCATCCGCCGCACACGCACACGGCGGAGGAAATCATTCTCATGATTCACGGCGAAGCCGAGGAACTCATCAACGGCGAACCCTATGCCTTGAAGACCGGTGAACTGGTGTTTCTCGACGCGATGGTGCCGCATGGCATCCGCAACACGGGCGACGGCACCTGCATGTATTTCGCCTTCCAATGGCGCTGA